One window of the Polypterus senegalus isolate Bchr_013 chromosome 18, ASM1683550v1, whole genome shotgun sequence genome contains the following:
- the sstr1a gene encoding somatostatin receptor type 1, with product MLPNNSSRHLNIDDGFYSLNSSGNETQSGDSHGSAILISFIYSVVCLVGLCGNSMVIYVILRYAKMKTATNIYILNLAVADELLMLSVPFLVTSSLLHHWPFGSLLCRLVLSVDAINMFTSIYCLTVLSIDRYIAVVHPIKAARYRRPTIAKMVNLGVWIFSIMVILPIIIFSTTTPNSDGSVACNMQMPKPERQWMAVFVIYTFLMGFLFPVVAICMCYVLIIVKMRVVALKAGWQQRKKSERKITLMVMMVVTVFVICWMPFYIVQLLNVFVGQHNATVSQLSVILGYANSCANPILYGFLSDNFKRSFQRILCLSWMDNATEEPIDYYATALKSRAYSVDDFQPDNLESDSMYRNGTCTSRTTTL from the coding sequence ATGCTGCCCAACAACTCGTCCAGACATCTGAACATAGACGACGGGTTTTATTCGCTAAACAGCTCGGGGAACGAGACGCAGAGCGGCGACTCTCACGGCAGTGCCATCCTAATCTCCTTCATCTATTCGGTGGTTTGTCTGGTCGGGCTATGCGGGAATTCCATGGTAATTTATGTCATCTTGCGCTACGCAAAAATGAAGACAGCCACGAACATTTACATCCTCAATCTGGCAGTCGCGGACGAGCTGCTGATGCTCAGCGTGCCGTTTCTGGTGACCTCGTCGCTGCTGCACCACTGGCCCTTTGGATCACTGCTGTGTCGCCTTGTCCTCAGCGTAGATGCCATCAACATGTTTACGAGTATTTACTGCCTTACGGTTCTCAGTATAGATCGCTATATTGCCGTGGTGCACCCGATCAAAGCCGCCCGATACAGGAGACCCACTATAGCAAAGATGGTCAACTTGGGGGTATGGATATTCTCTATCATGGTCATTTTGCCAATTATCATTTTTTCCACAACTACACCGAACTCGGATGGCTCAGTCGCGTGCAACATGCAGATGCCTAAACCCGAGCGCCAGTGGATGGCCGTGTTTGTGATTTACACTTTTTTAATGGGCTTTCTGTTTCCTGTCGTTGCCATCTGTATGTGCTACGTCCTCATCATAGTTAAAATGAGAGTGGTGGCACTCAAGGCAGGCTGGCAGCAGCGCAAGAAGTCGGAAAGAAAGATCACCCTGATGGTCATGATGGTGGTGACCGTGTTTGTCATCTGCTGGATGCCTTTCTACATCGTTCAGCTGCTGAACGTCTTCGTGGGGCAGCACAATGCCACCGTCAGCCAACTTTCTGTCATACTGGGCTATGCCAACAGCTGTGCCAATCCAATCCTCTACGGATTTCTCTCGGACAATTTCAAGAGGTCATTCCAAAGGATTTTGTGTTTGAGTTGGATGGACAATGCGACCGAGGAGCCCATCGATTACTACGCGACCGCCCTGAAAAGCCGAGCCTACAGTGTGGACGACTTTCAGCCGGACAATCTGGAGTCGGATAGCATGTACAGGAACGGCACGTGCACCTCAAGGACTACCACTCTGTGA